Proteins co-encoded in one Streptomyces sp. NBC_01283 genomic window:
- a CDS encoding GntR family transcriptional regulator: MPVAPASSPTRALKQPPAAERVYAHVKQGVLDRRYEGGTLLTEGELAEAVGVSRTPVREALLKLEVEGLLRLYPKKGALVLPVSVQEIADVVETRLLVETHSVRKAVPAPGALIARLEELLRQQREQAAAGDLSAAAVTDRCFHAEIVRSGGNEILARLYDQLRDRQLRMGVAVMHSHPDRIAKTLAEHEEILNALRGGDADAAEAVVTRHVGWFQNLARGDVR; encoded by the coding sequence ATGCCTGTCGCACCCGCCTCGTCCCCCACTCGCGCCCTGAAGCAACCACCCGCCGCCGAGCGTGTGTACGCGCACGTGAAGCAGGGGGTTCTCGACCGCCGGTACGAGGGCGGCACGCTGCTCACCGAAGGTGAGCTCGCCGAGGCCGTCGGGGTGTCCCGCACCCCGGTGCGCGAGGCACTCCTGAAGCTGGAGGTGGAGGGGCTTCTCCGGCTCTACCCGAAGAAGGGCGCGCTGGTCCTGCCGGTGTCCGTGCAGGAGATCGCCGACGTCGTCGAGACGCGGCTCCTGGTGGAGACGCACTCGGTGCGCAAGGCGGTGCCCGCGCCCGGGGCGCTGATCGCCCGCCTTGAGGAGCTGCTGCGGCAGCAGCGCGAGCAGGCCGCTGCCGGGGACCTCTCCGCCGCCGCCGTGACCGACCGGTGCTTCCATGCCGAGATCGTGCGGAGCGGGGGGAACGAAATCCTTGCCCGTCTGTACGACCAGCTCCGTGACCGGCAGCTGCGGATGGGCGTCGCCGTGATGCACTCCCACCCCGACCGGATCGCCAAGACGCTCGCCGAGCACGAGGAGATCCTGAACGCCCTGCGCGGCGGGGACGCGGATGCCGCGGAGGCGGTGGTCACCCGGCACGTCGGGTGGTTCCAGAATCTCGCGCGAGGGGACGTGCGATGA
- a CDS encoding D-alanyl-D-alanine carboxypeptidase family protein, translating into MKTPIKGIRRTSAVIVTASAVLAGGALTTPAHAASLPKPSIVAKGGFVMNNGTGKTLFTKSADTRRSTGSTTKIMTAKVVLSQPNLNLNSKVKIEKAYSDYIVRNTASSARLIVGDKVTVRQLLYGLMLPSGCDAAYALADKFGKGSTRSARVKSFIGKMNTQARSLGLRNTHFDSFDGIGGAGNYSTPRDLTKLASSAMKSSTFRTVVKTKSTKQKVTTKSGGYRYMSWSNTNNLLSSYSGAIGVKTGSGPQAKYCLVFAASRNGKTVIGTVLTSSSVNNRTKDAKKLMDYGFKV; encoded by the coding sequence TTGAAAACCCCCATTAAGGGCATTCGCCGCACATCGGCCGTTATCGTCACCGCGAGTGCGGTTCTCGCGGGCGGAGCCCTCACGACCCCGGCCCATGCGGCCTCGCTGCCCAAGCCGTCGATCGTCGCCAAGGGCGGCTTCGTCATGAACAACGGCACGGGCAAGACGCTCTTCACCAAGTCGGCGGACACACGCCGGTCCACCGGCTCCACCACCAAGATCATGACTGCGAAGGTGGTGCTCTCGCAGCCGAACCTCAACCTCAACTCCAAGGTCAAGATCGAAAAGGCCTACAGCGACTACATCGTCAGGAACACCGCCTCGTCGGCCCGGCTGATCGTCGGCGACAAGGTCACCGTCCGCCAGCTCCTGTACGGCCTGATGCTGCCGTCCGGCTGCGACGCGGCGTACGCCCTCGCGGACAAGTTCGGCAAGGGCTCAACCCGCTCGGCCCGCGTGAAGTCGTTCATCGGCAAGATGAACACCCAGGCCAGGAGCCTCGGGCTGCGGAACACGCACTTCGACTCGTTCGACGGCATCGGCGGCGCGGGCAACTACTCGACGCCCCGCGACCTGACGAAGCTCGCGAGCAGCGCGATGAAGAGCTCCACGTTCCGTACGGTCGTGAAGACGAAGTCGACGAAGCAGAAGGTCACCACGAAGAGCGGCGGCTACCGCTACATGTCGTGGTCGAACACGAACAACCTGCTCAGCAGCTACAGCGGCGCCATCGGCGTGAAGACCGGCTCCGGCCCGCAGGCCAAGTACTGCCTGGTCTTCGCCGCGTCCCGCAACGGCAAGACGGTCATCGGCACGGTCCTGACCTCGTCCTCCGTGAACAACCGCACGAAGGACGCGAAGAAGCTGATGGACTACGGCTTCAAGGTGTAG
- a CDS encoding dihydrolipoamide acetyltransferase family protein, which yields MTTMTDAALAEFKMPDVGEGLTEAEILKWFVAPGDTVTDGQVVCEVETAKAAVELPIPFNGVVHELRFPEGTTVDVGQVIIAVDVSGGSAPAAPAEAAAAPAQEAAPQEPDAEEEAPQGRQPVLVGYGVAESSTKRRARKSAQDQADAAGTYYAAAVQAELNGSGAAAASAAPPAPAPAAPVGSRPLAKPPVRKLAKDLGVDLAAIVPSGADGIITREDVHAAVAPVSAAPAASAPAAPVEAPAPVAAPQRTQNEAPVAAPVASGDARETRIPVKGVRKAIAQAMVGSAFTAPHVTEFVTVDVTRTMKLVDELKRDADKYGFTGLRVNPLLLISKALLVAIRRNPDVNASWDEANQEIVQKHYVNLGIAAATPRGLVVPNIKDAHAKTLPELAEALGELVSTAREGKTSPGAMQGGTVTITNVGVFGVDTGTPILNPGESAILAVGTIKLQPWVHKGKVKPRQVTTLALSFDHRLVDGELGSKVLADVAAILEQPKRLISWA from the coding sequence GTGACGACGATGACAGACGCTGCGCTGGCCGAGTTCAAGATGCCCGACGTGGGCGAGGGGCTCACCGAGGCAGAGATCCTCAAGTGGTTCGTGGCGCCCGGCGACACGGTCACCGACGGGCAGGTGGTGTGCGAGGTCGAGACGGCCAAGGCCGCCGTCGAGCTGCCCATTCCGTTCAACGGTGTCGTACATGAACTGCGCTTCCCCGAGGGCACCACGGTCGATGTCGGCCAGGTGATCATCGCGGTGGACGTCTCCGGTGGAAGCGCGCCCGCCGCGCCCGCGGAGGCAGCCGCCGCCCCGGCGCAGGAAGCCGCTCCCCAGGAGCCCGATGCCGAGGAGGAGGCTCCTCAGGGCCGCCAGCCGGTGCTGGTCGGCTATGGGGTCGCCGAGTCCTCGACGAAGCGCCGCGCGCGCAAGTCGGCGCAGGACCAGGCCGATGCCGCCGGTACGTACTACGCGGCCGCGGTCCAGGCCGAGCTGAACGGCTCAGGGGCGGCTGCCGCCTCCGCCGCGCCCCCGGCCCCCGCGCCCGCCGCCCCGGTGGGCAGCAGGCCGCTGGCCAAGCCGCCGGTGCGCAAGCTCGCCAAGGACCTGGGAGTCGACCTCGCGGCCATCGTGCCGTCCGGGGCCGACGGGATCATCACGCGCGAGGACGTGCACGCGGCGGTGGCCCCGGTCTCCGCCGCACCGGCAGCCTCCGCACCGGCTGCCCCCGTGGAAGCCCCCGCCCCCGTGGCCGCCCCGCAGCGGACGCAGAACGAAGCACCCGTCGCCGCCCCCGTGGCGAGCGGCGACGCGCGCGAGACCCGCATCCCCGTCAAGGGCGTCCGCAAGGCGATCGCCCAGGCGATGGTCGGCTCGGCCTTCACGGCGCCGCACGTCACGGAGTTCGTGACGGTGGACGTGACGCGGACGATGAAGCTGGTCGATGAGCTGAAGCGAGACGCAGACAAGTACGGCTTCACGGGCCTGCGGGTCAATCCGCTGCTGCTCATCTCCAAGGCGCTGCTCGTGGCGATCCGGCGGAACCCGGACGTCAACGCGTCCTGGGACGAGGCGAATCAGGAGATCGTCCAGAAGCACTACGTGAACCTGGGCATCGCCGCCGCCACGCCGCGCGGTCTGGTCGTCCCGAACATCAAGGACGCGCACGCCAAGACACTGCCCGAACTGGCCGAGGCGCTCGGCGAGTTGGTGTCCACGGCCCGCGAGGGCAAGACGTCGCCGGGCGCGATGCAGGGCGGCACGGTCACCATCACGAACGTCGGCGTCTTCGGCGTCGACACCGGCACGCCGATCCTGAACCCCGGTGAGTCCGCGATCCTCGCGGTCGGCACGATCAAGCTCCAGCCCTGGGTCCACAAGGGCAAGGTCAAGCCGCGCCAGGTGACGACGCTCGCGCTCTCCTTCGACCACCGTCTGGTCGACGGCGAGCTCGGCTCCAAGGTGCTCGCCGATGTGGCGGCCATCCTGGAGCAGCCCAAGCGGCTCATCAGCTGGGCATAG
- a CDS encoding alpha-ketoacid dehydrogenase subunit beta: protein MGVQKLPLAKAINESLRTALDTDPKVLIMGEDVGKLGGVFRVTDGLQKDFGEDRVIDTPLAESGIVGTAIGLALRGYRPVVEIQFDGFVFPAYDQIVTQLAKMHARALGKIKMPVVIRIPYGGGIGAVEHHSESPEALFAHVAGLKVVSPSNSSDAYWMMQQAIQSDDPVIFFEPKRRYWDKSEVDTEAIPAPLHKARVAREGTDLTLVAYGPMVKVCLEAAAAAAEEGKSLEVVDLRSMSPMDFDAVQTSVEKTRRLVVVHEAPVFLGTGAEIAARITERCFYHLEAPVLRVGGFHAPYPPARLEEEYLPGLDRVLDTVDRSLAF, encoded by the coding sequence ATGGGCGTACAGAAACTTCCTCTTGCCAAAGCGATCAACGAATCGCTGCGTACGGCGCTGGACACCGACCCCAAGGTCCTCATCATGGGCGAGGACGTCGGCAAGCTCGGCGGCGTCTTCCGGGTGACGGACGGGCTGCAGAAGGACTTCGGCGAGGACCGTGTCATCGACACCCCGCTCGCCGAGTCCGGCATCGTCGGCACGGCCATCGGCCTGGCCCTGCGGGGTTACCGCCCGGTGGTGGAGATCCAGTTCGACGGCTTCGTCTTCCCGGCGTACGACCAGATCGTCACGCAGCTCGCGAAGATGCACGCCCGCGCGCTCGGCAAGATCAAGATGCCGGTCGTCATCCGCATTCCGTACGGCGGCGGCATCGGCGCCGTCGAGCACCACAGCGAGTCGCCGGAGGCGCTGTTCGCGCACGTGGCGGGGCTCAAGGTCGTCTCGCCGTCGAACTCGTCGGATGCCTACTGGATGATGCAGCAGGCCATCCAGAGCGACGACCCGGTGATCTTCTTCGAGCCGAAGCGTCGCTACTGGGACAAGAGCGAGGTCGACACGGAGGCCATCCCGGCGCCGCTGCACAAGGCCCGCGTCGCCCGCGAGGGCACGGACCTGACGCTCGTCGCGTACGGCCCGATGGTGAAGGTCTGTCTGGAGGCCGCGGCGGCCGCCGCCGAAGAGGGCAAGTCCCTTGAGGTCGTGGACCTGCGCTCCATGTCGCCGATGGACTTCGACGCCGTGCAGACGTCGGTCGAGAAGACGCGGCGGCTCGTCGTGGTCCACGAGGCCCCGGTCTTCCTGGGCACGGGCGCGGAGATCGCGGCCCGTATCACCGAGCGCTGCTTCTACCACCTCGAAGCTCCCGTGCTGCGGGTCGGCGGCTTCCACGCGCCGTATCCGCCGGCGCGGTTGGAAGAGGAGTACCTGCCGGGTCTCGACCGGGTGCTCGACACTGTCGACCGCTCGCTGGCGTTCTGA